The proteins below come from a single Stutzerimonas stutzeri RCH2 genomic window:
- a CDS encoding LTA synthase family protein, whose translation MGWVRSRRLHYWFGAVGILFLTLAVLRGIFFVGFSGFEASALGDIDAVPETLGIGLRFDLRLAILLMLPIALLAWLPKWNLIRSRTLRWLARLYLALALGAVLLVYIIDFGHYAYLGVRINATVLRFLEDAQISTDMVWQTYPVVWITLGWAAATALVWWLLLRIERVTLDRPARPISRLSLIWGSTLMVAAVFVAILGRVDNINLENPVPLRWSDAFFSGDNQIAALGLNPVIFLYDTLKVPNQPYDREQVEAHYDVVSRYLSVDQPDAKSLNFSREQGAQPYALAGKRPNVVFVMLESLGTSAVGAYGNPLNPTPNIDRLAQQSWFFKNFYVPVTGTAKTVWASISGVPDVSRQETATRNPLITRQHSLINALQGYDKYYMIGGNSGWANMNALIRQSIDDIQLYEERHWKSPMVDVWGVSDLDLFKESDRILREQGEGKPFFAYIQTAGNHRPFTIPKQNDGFEVRDLPLETVQGAGSRSLAQYNAVRLLDFNIGRLMEIAQEGGWYDNTIFVMFGDHNTRISQIPHMPPAFEKLGLESNHVPLLIHAPKLLEPRVIEDAVGLADLLPTVLGMAGMEYRNGAMGRDIQQPAPEGERVVPLVLREGTFPLIGGVTKDFLLQMQHDGSQPSLHDIASPEPLVDVAEQYPEEFQRLVKLTRGLHETSRLMLYQNVRKD comes from the coding sequence ATGGGTTGGGTTCGCTCGCGACGTTTGCACTACTGGTTTGGTGCAGTCGGGATTCTGTTTCTCACGCTGGCCGTGTTGCGCGGGATTTTCTTCGTTGGTTTTTCAGGCTTCGAGGCCAGCGCGCTAGGTGACATCGACGCCGTGCCGGAAACGCTGGGCATCGGCCTGCGCTTCGACCTTCGCCTGGCCATTTTGCTGATGCTGCCGATTGCCTTGCTGGCGTGGCTGCCGAAATGGAACCTGATCCGCTCGCGAACTCTTCGTTGGCTGGCGCGTCTTTATCTCGCGCTGGCGCTCGGAGCAGTGCTGCTGGTCTACATCATCGATTTCGGCCATTACGCCTACCTGGGCGTGCGCATTAACGCGACGGTGTTGCGCTTTCTCGAAGACGCGCAGATTTCGACCGACATGGTCTGGCAAACCTACCCGGTAGTCTGGATCACCCTCGGCTGGGCTGCCGCCACTGCTCTGGTCTGGTGGTTGCTGCTGCGCATCGAGCGCGTAACGCTGGATCGCCCGGCAAGACCCATCAGCCGCCTTTCGCTGATCTGGGGCAGCACATTGATGGTGGCGGCCGTCTTCGTCGCAATTCTGGGGCGCGTCGATAACATCAACCTGGAAAATCCGGTGCCGTTGCGCTGGAGTGACGCCTTCTTCTCGGGCGACAACCAGATTGCCGCGCTCGGCCTGAACCCGGTGATCTTCCTCTACGACACCCTGAAGGTGCCCAATCAGCCGTACGATCGTGAGCAGGTCGAGGCCCACTACGATGTCGTCAGCCGCTATCTGAGCGTCGATCAGCCTGATGCCAAATCGCTGAATTTCAGCCGGGAGCAGGGCGCCCAGCCCTATGCGCTCGCCGGCAAGCGACCGAACGTCGTCTTCGTCATGCTCGAGTCGCTGGGAACGAGTGCAGTGGGCGCATACGGCAACCCGCTGAACCCAACTCCGAACATCGATCGGTTGGCCCAGCAGAGCTGGTTCTTCAAGAATTTCTACGTGCCCGTTACTGGCACGGCGAAAACGGTCTGGGCCAGCATCTCTGGCGTGCCCGACGTATCACGTCAGGAAACCGCAACGCGTAACCCGCTGATTACCCGCCAGCACAGCCTGATCAACGCACTGCAGGGGTACGACAAGTACTACATGATCGGCGGCAACTCCGGCTGGGCGAACATGAATGCGCTGATCCGCCAAAGCATCGACGACATTCAGTTGTATGAAGAGCGCCACTGGAAATCACCGATGGTCGACGTCTGGGGCGTGTCGGATCTGGATCTGTTCAAGGAAAGCGACCGGATACTGCGTGAACAGGGGGAGGGTAAGCCGTTCTTCGCCTACATCCAGACGGCGGGCAACCACCGGCCGTTCACCATTCCCAAGCAGAACGACGGCTTCGAAGTGCGCGACCTGCCACTAGAGACGGTGCAAGGCGCCGGCTCCCGTAGCCTGGCGCAATACAACGCGGTCCGTCTTCTGGACTTCAACATCGGACGCCTGATGGAGATCGCGCAGGAAGGCGGCTGGTACGACAACACCATCTTCGTGATGTTTGGCGACCACAACACTCGCATCAGCCAGATACCGCACATGCCGCCGGCGTTCGAAAAGCTGGGCCTGGAGAGCAATCATGTCCCACTGTTGATCCACGCCCCGAAGCTTCTGGAGCCACGCGTGATCGAAGACGCCGTGGGTCTGGCGGACCTGCTGCCGACCGTGCTGGGCATGGCGGGGATGGAATACCGCAACGGGGCAATGGGTCGTGATATCCAGCAGCCGGCGCCGGAAGGCGAGCGGGTTGTTCCGCTTGTATTGCGAGAGGGCACGTTTCCGCTTATCGGCGGCGTTACCAAGGACTTCCTGTTGCAGATGCAGCACGACGGCAGCCAGCCGAGCCTGCATGACATCGCCTCACCGGAGCCACTGGTGGACGTCGCCGAGCAATACCCTGAAGAGTTCCAGCGGCTGGTCAAGCTGACACGAGGACTTCACGAGACGTCGCGGCTGATGCTCTATCAGAACGTCAGGAAAGACTGA
- a CDS encoding sialidase family protein, translated as MDMVSMGSEKSRLFVFGLCAAVLASIFTISWWLHPDRAVAGFAVAAGSVELAGATTPFYSTRFASSDLDEFVHASSVTSLPGGKLMAVWFAGSREGAADVQIRGARYDALTAEWGEELVLATRESTQQATRKYIRKLGNSVIALAPDNRLWLFYVSVSIGGWAGSAINTMYSDDFGQSWSTPKQLITTPFLNISTLVRNAPVFHRDGTIGLPVYHEFLGKFAEYLYISPTGDVVGKSRISMGTDSLQPTVVPMDEQNAIAMLRYAGVTHHRVLASRTEDAGRTWSKPFPIDPANPNSALAAVATPNHGLLVALNDLEDGRFRLRLMETNSSLELWKPVIDLDESPDPEGNPFSPQAYREIIGDKFRLSSGPRRLSLVDEFLTNLDQRVCKTHGCDFEYEYPYFIRSADGLYHLVYSWNNTFIKHVSFNDAWLMEQL; from the coding sequence ATGGATATGGTTTCTATGGGCTCTGAAAAATCGCGACTCTTTGTATTTGGTCTCTGTGCCGCTGTTCTCGCTTCCATTTTCACAATTAGCTGGTGGCTACATCCGGACCGTGCAGTCGCTGGCTTTGCCGTAGCGGCTGGTTCCGTTGAATTGGCGGGCGCAACGACGCCGTTCTACAGCACCCGCTTTGCATCATCCGATCTCGACGAGTTCGTGCACGCGTCATCAGTGACATCGCTTCCAGGTGGCAAGTTGATGGCCGTCTGGTTCGCAGGTTCGCGAGAGGGTGCGGCGGACGTTCAGATCCGCGGAGCACGCTATGACGCCTTGACGGCCGAGTGGGGCGAAGAGCTGGTCCTGGCAACCCGTGAATCAACCCAACAAGCCACCCGCAAGTACATACGCAAACTGGGCAATTCGGTCATCGCCCTGGCTCCCGATAACAGGCTGTGGCTTTTCTATGTGTCCGTATCCATTGGCGGCTGGGCTGGCAGTGCCATCAACACCATGTATTCGGACGACTTTGGCCAAAGCTGGTCGACACCCAAGCAGCTGATCACCACGCCGTTCCTGAATATCAGTACCCTGGTTCGCAACGCCCCGGTATTTCACCGTGACGGCACCATTGGCCTACCGGTGTATCACGAGTTCCTCGGCAAGTTCGCCGAGTACCTGTACATCAGCCCGACCGGTGATGTGGTCGGTAAAAGCCGAATCAGCATGGGCACCGATTCGCTGCAGCCCACGGTAGTGCCGATGGACGAGCAGAACGCCATCGCAATGCTGCGTTACGCAGGTGTGACGCATCACCGTGTGCTAGCCAGCCGCACCGAGGATGCGGGCAGAACCTGGAGCAAGCCTTTCCCCATCGATCCAGCTAATCCCAACTCGGCACTCGCGGCGGTGGCTACACCGAATCACGGGCTGCTGGTCGCCTTGAACGATCTTGAAGATGGCCGTTTCCGCCTTCGCCTGATGGAAACCAACTCCAGCCTCGAACTCTGGAAGCCGGTAATCGACCTGGACGAGTCCCCCGATCCGGAAGGCAATCCATTCAGCCCCCAGGCCTATCGGGAAATCATCGGCGACAAGTTTCGCCTCTCCAGCGGGCCGCGGCGTCTGTCGCTGGTGGATGAATTTCTGACAAACCTTGACCAGCGTGTTTGCAAGACCCACGGCTGCGACTTCGAGTACGAGTATCCCTATTTCATCCGAAGTGCCGACGGCCTTTACCACCTGGTTTATTCCTGGAACAACACCTTCATCAAACACGTCAGCTTCAATGATGCCTGGCTAATGGAGCAGCTCTGA
- a CDS encoding copper chaperone PCu(A)C — MLLRLLAAGTVAALCLPAVAQEHNHDHQAPAQAAPELAISQAWSRAMPPSAPTGAVYFVLENRGQQPQRLIGAQTSRAEKTELHTHVHQGDMMKMQQIDSVEVPAAGKVEFKPGGNHVMLFGLKQPLVAGESFPVTLQFDNGAEVTTEVSIEVDAPAAGGTTQGHHH, encoded by the coding sequence ATGCTGCTTCGCTTACTGGCTGCCGGCACTGTTGCGGCGCTCTGCCTGCCTGCCGTTGCGCAGGAACATAACCACGACCACCAAGCCCCGGCACAAGCGGCGCCTGAACTCGCCATCAGCCAGGCCTGGTCGCGCGCGATGCCGCCGAGCGCGCCCACCGGGGCGGTGTATTTCGTTCTGGAAAATCGCGGGCAGCAGCCTCAACGCCTGATTGGCGCGCAGACGTCGCGAGCGGAGAAGACCGAACTGCACACCCATGTGCATCAGGGCGACATGATGAAAATGCAGCAGATCGATTCGGTGGAGGTACCGGCGGCTGGCAAAGTGGAATTCAAGCCGGGCGGGAACCACGTAATGCTGTTCGGACTAAAGCAGCCCCTGGTTGCCGGCGAGAGTTTCCCGGTGACCCTGCAGTTCGATAACGGTGCGGAAGTCACTACCGAGGTGAGCATCGAGGTCGATGCCCCCGCGGCGGGCGGCACCACACAGGGCCACCATCACTGA
- the gorA gene encoding glutathione-disulfide reductase has protein sequence MAYDFDLFVIGAGSGGVRAARFAAGFGARVAVAESRYLGGTCVNVGCVPKKLLVYGAHYAEDIGQAQGYGWTIDGATFDWNRLIANKDREIQRLNGIYRSILVDSGVTLLQAHARLVDAHTVEVEGKRYSAEHILIATGGWPHVPEIAGREHAITSNEAFYLESLPRRVLVVGGGYIAVEFASIFHGCGADTKLLYRGELFLRGFDGSLRDHLKDEMIKKGVDLQFNADIVHIDKQPDGSLLATLEDGRTLEADCIFYATGRRPMLDNLGLEQAGVALDARGFIAVDDEYRTSVSSILAIGDVIGRIQLTPVALAEGMAVARRLFKPEQYRKVDYATIPTAVFSLPNMATVGLTEEEAREKGYKVTIFESRFRPMKLTMTDSLERSLMKLVVDAETDRVLGCHMAGPEAGEIIQGLAVALKAGATKQVFDETMGIHPTAAEEFVTMRTPAAI, from the coding sequence ATGGCTTACGACTTCGATCTATTCGTCATCGGCGCGGGTTCCGGTGGTGTGCGTGCGGCGCGCTTCGCTGCGGGTTTTGGTGCCAGGGTGGCCGTTGCCGAGAGTCGCTATCTGGGCGGCACCTGCGTCAATGTCGGTTGCGTACCGAAGAAGCTGCTGGTCTACGGTGCCCACTACGCTGAAGACATCGGCCAGGCGCAGGGTTACGGATGGACCATCGATGGCGCCACTTTCGACTGGAATAGACTGATCGCCAACAAGGACCGTGAGATCCAGCGTCTCAATGGCATCTATCGCAGCATCCTGGTGGACAGCGGTGTGACGCTGTTGCAGGCGCACGCGCGGCTGGTCGACGCGCATACCGTCGAGGTCGAAGGCAAACGGTATAGCGCCGAACATATCCTGATCGCCACTGGCGGCTGGCCGCATGTTCCGGAAATCGCTGGTCGCGAACATGCCATTACTTCCAACGAAGCGTTCTATCTCGAATCCCTGCCGCGCCGCGTGCTGGTTGTCGGCGGCGGCTACATCGCCGTCGAATTCGCCTCGATCTTTCATGGCTGCGGCGCGGATACCAAGTTGCTGTATCGCGGCGAGCTGTTCTTGCGCGGTTTCGATGGCTCGCTTCGCGATCACCTGAAGGACGAGATGATCAAGAAGGGCGTGGATCTGCAGTTCAACGCCGACATCGTTCATATCGACAAGCAGCCCGATGGCAGCCTGCTCGCCACGCTGGAGGATGGTCGCACGCTGGAGGCGGACTGCATCTTCTACGCGACGGGCCGCCGCCCGATGCTCGACAACCTGGGCCTGGAACAGGCCGGCGTGGCGCTGGACGCTCGCGGCTTCATTGCCGTCGACGATGAATATCGCACCTCGGTGTCTTCGATTCTGGCAATCGGCGATGTGATCGGTCGTATCCAGCTGACGCCAGTGGCATTGGCCGAAGGTATGGCGGTTGCGCGCCGGCTGTTCAAACCCGAGCAATACCGCAAGGTCGACTACGCAACCATCCCGACCGCGGTATTCAGCCTGCCGAACATGGCCACAGTCGGCTTGACCGAAGAGGAAGCGCGCGAGAAGGGCTACAAGGTCACCATCTTCGAAAGTCGCTTCCGGCCAATGAAGCTGACCATGACCGATAGCCTGGAGCGCAGTCTGATGAAGCTGGTGGTGGACGCCGAAACCGACCGTGTACTCGGCTGCCATATGGCCGGGCCGGAGGCCGGCGAGATCATACAGGGACTGGCCGTGGCGCTGAAGGCAGGTGCTACCAAGCAGGTGTTTGACGAAACCATGGGCATTCACCCGACGGCGGCCGAAGAGTTCGTCACCATGCGTACGCCAGCTGCGATTTAA
- a CDS encoding VOC family protein: protein MRPTLTHLALHVPDLDACIAFYERFCGMHVFHERPGKGSRIVWMAEPGKEREFIFVMMPGGMDRALAANDYSHFGFALASREEVDEIADRARDDGCLIWEPRDEPYPVGYYCGLRDPAGNYVEFSYGQPLGPGAEDMPLP, encoded by the coding sequence ATGCGCCCCACCCTCACCCACCTTGCCCTGCATGTGCCTGATCTGGACGCCTGTATCGCCTTCTATGAGCGGTTCTGCGGTATGCACGTGTTCCATGAGCGCCCTGGAAAGGGCTCACGAATCGTCTGGATGGCGGAGCCTGGAAAGGAACGCGAGTTCATTTTCGTGATGATGCCTGGCGGCATGGATCGAGCGCTGGCAGCAAACGACTACAGTCATTTCGGTTTTGCGCTAGCCAGTCGTGAAGAGGTCGATGAGATTGCGGACCGCGCGCGCGACGACGGCTGTCTCATATGGGAGCCACGCGACGAACCCTATCCGGTGGGCTATTACTGCGGGTTGCGCGACCCGGCGGGCAACTATGTCGAGTTCAGCTACGGACAGCCGCTAGGCCCGGGCGCAGAAGACATGCCACTGCCCTGA
- the galU gene encoding UTP--glucose-1-phosphate uridylyltransferase GalU, which produces MIKKCLFPAAGYGTRFLPATKAMPKEMLPVVNKPLIQYGVEEALAAGLNQIAIVTGRGKRSLEDHFDISYELEHQIRNTDKEKYLVGIRRLIDECSFSYTRQVEMKGLGHAILSGRPLIGDEPFAVVLADDLCINLDGDPVLAQMVKLYNQFRCSIVAIQEVPPEETSKYGVIAGEMIRDDIYRVSHMVEKPKPEDAPSNMAIIGRYILTPDIFDLIEQTEPGKGGEIQITDALMRQAQDGCVLAYKFKGQRFDCGSAEGYIAATNFCYEHFYLTGKAF; this is translated from the coding sequence ATGATCAAAAAATGCCTTTTCCCCGCTGCCGGATATGGCACACGTTTTCTTCCCGCAACCAAGGCCATGCCCAAGGAAATGCTGCCGGTGGTGAACAAGCCGCTGATTCAGTACGGGGTTGAAGAGGCACTAGCGGCTGGGCTTAACCAGATCGCGATCGTTACCGGGCGTGGCAAGCGCTCGCTGGAAGACCATTTCGACATCAGCTACGAGCTGGAACACCAGATCCGCAACACCGACAAGGAAAAGTACCTGGTCGGTATTCGCCGCCTGATCGACGAGTGCAGTTTTTCCTACACTCGCCAGGTTGAAATGAAAGGCCTGGGTCACGCGATCCTCAGCGGTCGCCCTTTGATTGGCGACGAGCCGTTCGCCGTGGTGCTGGCGGACGACCTGTGCATCAACCTGGATGGCGATCCCGTGCTGGCGCAGATGGTCAAGCTGTACAACCAGTTCCGTTGCTCGATCGTGGCGATTCAGGAAGTACCGCCGGAAGAGACCAGCAAGTACGGCGTAATCGCCGGCGAGATGATCCGCGATGACATCTACCGCGTGAGTCACATGGTCGAGAAACCCAAGCCCGAAGACGCGCCGTCCAACATGGCGATCATCGGCCGCTACATCCTGACACCGGACATCTTCGACCTGATCGAGCAGACCGAACCGGGCAAAGGTGGTGAAATCCAGATCACCGACGCGCTGATGCGCCAGGCCCAGGATGGCTGCGTACTGGCGTACAAGTTCAAGGGCCAGCGCTTCGACTGCGGTAGCGCCGAGGGCTACATCGCGGCGACGAACTTCTGCTACGAACACTTCTACCTGACCGGTAAGGCGTTCTGA
- a CDS encoding methyl-accepting chemotaxis protein, translating to MNSSASRQMSVQTKINLALVLVLVAIMSASLFIAASTEKRLVLQVVEQQTKDAADSYFDSINTMMLTGTMAQREVLRKKILARPGVIDARIIRSDEVTKVFGPGFDHQSPVDALDRRALSGEGIIEVNKQSGGRVLTVINPILAHADYRGTNCLTCHQVAENAVMGAVRISYDLKALDQEVDRNIMISGAIQLLLLVIGVVVMCMTVRHVIIRRINAMRHTMNAMAEDEDLSRSVAIGAKDEIGAMGDAFNRMIGKFRHSLEAVAGVTHQLTDVSERVSHVAEKTLAAVNEQRSETDMVASAMNEMSATVQEVARNANQTATASAGADTESKAGVKVATEALDGIEVLIAEIEKAAQVIQRVESDSASIDMVLGVINGIAEQTNLLALNAAIEAARAGEQGRGFAVVADEVRTLASRTQKSTEEIQAMIEQLQSGVRNAVQAMKEAQLRARSGSQCVEKAAQSLGLIATEVGTINEMNTQIATAAEQQSAVAEEINRNISTISRIADTTSTDATQTSEISDELVRLATELNRLVGQFKL from the coding sequence ATGAACAGCTCCGCCTCTCGACAAATGTCCGTGCAGACCAAAATCAATCTGGCCCTGGTACTGGTGCTGGTGGCGATCATGTCCGCCTCGCTGTTCATTGCCGCCAGTACGGAAAAGCGCTTGGTATTGCAGGTAGTGGAGCAACAGACCAAGGATGCCGCTGACTCCTATTTCGACAGCATCAACACCATGATGCTCACCGGCACCATGGCGCAACGTGAGGTCTTGCGAAAAAAGATTCTCGCCCGCCCAGGTGTAATCGACGCCCGCATCATCCGCAGCGACGAGGTCACCAAGGTGTTCGGTCCGGGCTTCGACCATCAGTCCCCTGTCGACGCCCTGGACCGCCGGGCACTGAGCGGCGAAGGCATCATCGAAGTCAACAAGCAGAGCGGCGGCCGCGTGCTGACCGTCATCAATCCGATCCTTGCCCACGCGGACTACCGTGGCACCAACTGCCTGACCTGTCACCAGGTCGCGGAGAACGCGGTGATGGGTGCGGTGCGCATCAGCTATGACCTCAAGGCGCTGGATCAGGAGGTCGACCGCAACATCATGATCAGTGGCGCCATCCAGTTGCTGCTGCTGGTCATTGGCGTGGTGGTTATGTGCATGACGGTGCGCCACGTGATCATCCGTCGCATCAACGCCATGCGGCATACCATGAACGCGATGGCCGAAGATGAAGATCTGAGCCGCAGCGTGGCAATCGGCGCCAAGGACGAGATCGGTGCCATGGGCGATGCGTTCAACCGGATGATCGGCAAGTTCCGTCACAGCCTGGAAGCCGTTGCCGGCGTCACCCATCAGTTGACCGATGTCTCCGAGCGCGTATCCCATGTGGCGGAGAAGACCCTGGCGGCAGTCAACGAGCAGCGCAGCGAGACCGATATGGTCGCCTCGGCGATGAACGAGATGAGTGCAACGGTGCAGGAAGTGGCACGCAACGCCAACCAGACCGCTACCGCATCCGCCGGAGCCGATACCGAGTCCAAGGCCGGTGTGAAGGTGGCGACCGAAGCGCTCGATGGCATTGAGGTGCTGATCGCCGAAATCGAGAAAGCAGCGCAAGTCATTCAGCGCGTCGAAAGCGACAGTGCCAGCATCGACATGGTGCTCGGTGTGATCAACGGCATTGCCGAACAGACCAACCTGCTCGCCCTTAACGCCGCCATCGAAGCGGCACGCGCCGGCGAGCAAGGCCGTGGCTTTGCCGTGGTGGCCGATGAGGTGCGCACCCTCGCCTCGCGTACGCAGAAATCCACCGAAGAAATTCAGGCGATGATCGAACAGCTACAAAGCGGCGTACGCAATGCGGTGCAAGCGATGAAAGAAGCACAACTGCGTGCGCGCTCGGGGTCGCAGTGCGTCGAAAAGGCCGCACAGAGCCTCGGCTTGATAGCCACCGAAGTCGGCACCATCAATGAAATGAACACGCAGATCGCCACGGCCGCCGAACAGCAAAGCGCGGTTGCCGAAGAGATCAATCGCAACATTTCGACCATCAGCCGCATTGCTGACACCACCTCGACTGACGCGACTCAGACCTCCGAGATCAGCGATGAGCTGGTGCGCCTGGCAACCGAACTGAACCGCCTGGTCGGCCAGTTCAAGCTCTGA
- the hemN gene encoding oxygen-independent coproporphyrinogen III oxidase: protein MDQLPSFNRALVEKYDRPGPRYTSYPTAPQFHQAFAQDDYRAAAARSNQAQPPKPLSVYIHIPFCKSLCYYCACNKIITHKTDRAVEYLEYLKREIAMQGELFDRSRKLTQLHLGGGTPTYFTSEQLADLMASLHQAFNMDDSDNHEFSLEVDPRTVTPEQIHGLRKLGFNRLSFGVQDFDEQVQIAVNRIQTEEQTRELVQAARDAQFKSISVDLIYGLPLQTVASFDTTLDKIIDIRPDRIAAYSYAHLPELVRAQKLIRPEDMPPPERKLELLELTIKRLTAAGYIYIGMDHFSLPEDELALARANGTLQRNFQGYSTHADCDLIGLGISSIGKVADSYSQNVKELSQYYARLNEGMLPVHRGYKLSDDDRLRRDVIVSLMCHGRIDYRQIEQKHGIDFRSYFADSLAKVAEPVADGLVELRDDALILLPQGQLMMRNVAMAFDAYLGGEQRGRFSRTV from the coding sequence ATGGACCAACTGCCGAGCTTCAACCGGGCCCTGGTCGAGAAATACGACCGTCCCGGTCCGCGCTACACCTCCTACCCGACTGCTCCGCAGTTTCATCAGGCCTTCGCCCAGGACGACTACCGCGCCGCGGCTGCACGCAGCAATCAGGCGCAACCGCCCAAGCCGCTGTCGGTATACATCCATATCCCCTTCTGCAAGAGCCTTTGTTACTACTGCGCATGCAACAAGATCATCACCCACAAGACCGATCGCGCGGTCGAGTATCTCGAGTACCTCAAGCGTGAAATCGCCATGCAGGGCGAGCTGTTCGATCGCTCACGCAAACTGACGCAGCTGCACCTGGGGGGTGGCACGCCGACCTACTTCACCAGCGAGCAGCTGGCTGACCTGATGGCCAGTCTGCATCAGGCGTTCAACATGGATGACAGCGACAACCACGAGTTCTCTCTGGAAGTCGATCCGCGCACCGTCACGCCCGAGCAGATCCACGGCCTGCGCAAGCTGGGCTTCAATCGCCTGAGCTTCGGTGTGCAGGACTTCGACGAGCAGGTGCAGATCGCCGTCAATCGCATCCAGACCGAAGAGCAGACCCGCGAGCTGGTCCAGGCTGCCCGGGATGCGCAGTTCAAGTCGATCAGCGTCGACCTGATCTATGGCCTGCCGCTGCAGACGGTGGCCAGCTTCGACACGACCCTGGACAAGATCATCGATATCCGCCCGGATCGCATCGCCGCCTACAGCTACGCCCACCTGCCGGAGCTGGTACGGGCGCAGAAGCTGATTCGTCCCGAGGACATGCCACCGCCCGAGCGCAAACTGGAGCTGCTGGAGCTGACCATCAAGCGCCTTACCGCCGCCGGCTACATCTATATCGGCATGGATCACTTCTCCCTGCCGGAAGATGAACTGGCCCTGGCGCGCGCCAACGGCACGCTGCAACGCAACTTCCAAGGCTATTCAACGCACGCCGATTGCGACCTGATCGGCCTGGGCATTTCCTCCATCGGCAAGGTCGCCGACAGCTACAGCCAGAACGTCAAGGAGCTCTCGCAGTACTACGCGCGCCTCAACGAGGGCATGCTGCCGGTGCACCGCGGCTACAAGCTGAGCGACGACGACCGCCTGCGCCGCGACGTGATCGTCTCGCTGATGTGCCATGGGCGCATCGATTACCGGCAGATCGAGCAGAAGCACGGCATCGACTTCCGCAGCTATTTCGCCGATTCGCTGGCCAAAGTGGCTGAGCCGGTTGCCGATGGCTTGGTGGAGCTGCGCGACGACGCGCTGATTCTCCTGCCGCAGGGGCAATTGATGATGCGCAACGTCGCCATGGCCTTCGATGCCTATCTCGGTGGCGAACAGCGCGGACGCTTCTCGCGCACGGTCTGA